Proteins encoded by one window of Streptomyces sp. ALI-76-A:
- a CDS encoding 5-oxoprolinase/urea amidolyase family protein, translated as MSFDTLLVANRGEIAVRIIRTARELGLRTVAVHSDPDRSAPHVRLADEAVRLGPAPAKESYLDAELVLKAAKDTGAGAIHPGYGFLSEDASFARRCEDAGIVFVGPTPGQLELFGAKHTARAAAEAAGVPLAPGTGLLASLDEALAQAAGIGYPVMLKATGGGGGIGMSACHSADALADAWERVQRVAAASFSSAGVFLERLVEHARHVEVQVFGDGAGRVVTFGDRDCSLQRRNQKVVEEAPAPGLPAPVRARLAAAARDLCASVGYRSAGTVEFVYDAAREEAYFLEVNTRLQVEHPVTEEIHGVDLVAWMLRLARGERDVVREPGAPRGHAVEARLYAEDPSREHRPSAGLLTRVEFPPGVRVDGWVETGTEVTTSYDPLLAKVVAYGSDRAHALRRLDEALARTRVDGIETNLGLVRAALADHAFRGATHSTATLAGVSDPTPRVEVVSGGTLTTVQDWPGRTGHWQVGVPPCGPMDDLSFRLGNRALGNQEGAPGLECTLQGPSLRFTHPTTVCVTGAPAPVTVDGTPVAQWEPVTVPAGAVLEVGAPRAHGLRTYVLLAGGLDVPAFLGSASTFTLGRFGGHGGRALRTGDVLHGGTVAEGRPVPPQDRPDFTAVWHVKAVEGPHAAPEFFTEDDIRDFYAADWKVHFNSARTGVRLVGPKPRWARTDGGEAGLHPSNIHDTPYSVGAVDYTGDMPVLLGPDGPSLGGFVCPATVLSAERWKLGQLRPGDTVRFAPVRIDGSPREAIVDGGILARDGDVTFRRSGDDNLLVEFGPMQLDLALRLRVHALMEAVTEEGPEGITDLTPGIRSLQIRTDPRRLAQPELLAAVRVIAASLPPSDQLVVPSRTVHLPLSWDDPATREAIDRYMAGVRDDAPWCPWNIEFIRRVNGLPSVDDVYRTVFDAEYLVLGLGDVYLGAPVATPLDPRHRLVTTKYNPARTWTAENSVGIGGAYLCVYGMEGPGGYQFVGRTTQVWSGWQQRGAFEPGSPWLLRFFDRIRWYPVDADELLDLRADITSGRFVPRIEEGTFSLAEYQAFLAENAESIAEFGNRQRTAFGAERDAWEAAGEFTRAQAADAPAAPAAEVTVPAGGRLVEAEFAASVWQLNVEPGDTVTAGQPLLALEAMKMESRVHAPVDGVVDRILARPGDQVEAGTALLVLAPAPA; from the coding sequence ATGAGCTTCGACACCCTCCTGGTCGCCAACCGGGGCGAGATAGCGGTCCGGATCATCCGCACCGCCCGCGAACTCGGCCTGCGCACGGTCGCCGTGCACTCCGACCCGGACCGCTCCGCGCCCCATGTCCGGCTCGCCGACGAGGCGGTGCGGCTGGGCCCGGCGCCCGCGAAGGAGTCGTACCTCGACGCCGAGCTGGTGCTGAAGGCGGCCAAGGACACCGGCGCGGGCGCGATCCACCCCGGCTACGGCTTCCTGTCCGAGGACGCGTCCTTCGCCCGCCGCTGCGAGGACGCCGGAATCGTGTTCGTGGGTCCCACGCCCGGCCAGTTGGAGCTGTTCGGCGCCAAGCACACGGCCCGGGCGGCGGCCGAGGCGGCCGGGGTGCCGCTGGCCCCGGGGACGGGTCTGCTGGCCTCGCTCGACGAGGCACTCGCCCAGGCCGCCGGGATCGGCTATCCGGTGATGCTCAAGGCGACCGGCGGCGGCGGCGGCATCGGCATGTCGGCCTGCCACTCCGCCGACGCGCTGGCCGACGCCTGGGAGCGCGTGCAGCGCGTCGCCGCCGCCTCCTTCTCCTCCGCCGGCGTCTTCCTGGAGCGGCTGGTCGAGCACGCCCGCCATGTCGAGGTGCAGGTCTTCGGCGACGGCGCGGGCCGGGTGGTCACCTTCGGCGACCGCGACTGCTCCCTCCAGCGCCGCAACCAGAAGGTCGTCGAGGAGGCACCGGCACCGGGACTTCCGGCGCCCGTACGCGCACGACTCGCCGCCGCCGCCCGCGATCTGTGCGCCTCGGTCGGTTACCGCTCCGCCGGAACCGTCGAGTTCGTCTACGACGCCGCCCGCGAGGAGGCGTACTTCCTGGAGGTCAACACCCGCCTCCAGGTGGAGCACCCGGTCACCGAGGAGATCCACGGCGTCGACCTGGTCGCCTGGATGCTGCGCCTGGCGCGCGGCGAGCGGGACGTCGTGCGCGAGCCCGGCGCGCCGCGCGGCCACGCCGTCGAGGCCCGCCTCTACGCCGAGGACCCGTCCCGCGAGCACCGGCCGAGCGCGGGCCTGCTGACCCGGGTCGAGTTCCCGCCGGGCGTCCGCGTCGACGGCTGGGTGGAGACCGGCACCGAGGTGACGACGTCGTACGACCCCCTGCTCGCGAAGGTCGTCGCGTACGGCTCCGACCGGGCGCACGCCCTGCGGCGGCTGGACGAGGCGCTGGCCCGCACCCGCGTCGACGGCATCGAGACCAACCTGGGCCTGGTCCGGGCGGCACTCGCGGACCACGCCTTCCGCGGGGCCACGCACTCCACGGCGACCCTGGCCGGGGTGAGCGACCCGACCCCCCGCGTCGAGGTCGTCTCCGGCGGCACGCTCACCACCGTGCAGGACTGGCCGGGCCGCACCGGCCACTGGCAGGTCGGCGTACCCCCGTGCGGCCCGATGGACGACCTGTCCTTCCGGCTCGGCAACCGGGCGCTCGGCAACCAGGAGGGCGCGCCGGGCCTCGAGTGCACCCTCCAGGGCCCGTCGCTGAGGTTCACGCACCCGACGACGGTGTGCGTGACGGGCGCCCCGGCCCCGGTCACCGTGGACGGCACCCCGGTCGCCCAGTGGGAGCCGGTGACGGTCCCGGCGGGGGCGGTCCTGGAGGTCGGCGCGCCCCGCGCACACGGCCTGCGCACCTACGTCCTGCTCGCCGGCGGTCTCGACGTGCCCGCGTTCCTCGGCAGCGCGAGCACCTTCACCCTGGGCCGCTTCGGCGGACACGGCGGCCGGGCGCTGCGCACCGGCGACGTCCTGCACGGCGGAACGGTGGCCGAGGGGCGGCCGGTGCCGCCGCAGGACCGCCCGGACTTCACCGCCGTATGGCACGTCAAGGCCGTCGAAGGCCCGCACGCAGCCCCGGAGTTCTTCACCGAGGACGACATCCGCGACTTCTACGCCGCCGACTGGAAGGTCCACTTCAACTCGGCGCGCACCGGTGTCCGCCTGGTCGGCCCGAAGCCGCGCTGGGCCCGCACCGACGGCGGCGAGGCGGGCCTGCACCCGTCCAACATCCACGACACCCCGTACTCCGTCGGCGCCGTCGACTACACAGGCGACATGCCGGTGCTGCTCGGCCCGGACGGCCCGTCGCTCGGCGGGTTCGTCTGCCCGGCGACCGTGCTCAGCGCCGAGCGGTGGAAGCTGGGCCAGCTGCGCCCCGGCGACACCGTGCGCTTCGCGCCGGTCCGGATCGACGGCTCGCCCCGCGAGGCCATCGTCGACGGCGGCATCCTCGCCCGGGACGGCGACGTGACGTTCCGGCGCAGCGGCGACGACAACCTGCTGGTCGAGTTCGGCCCCATGCAGCTCGACCTGGCGCTGCGCCTGCGCGTCCACGCGCTGATGGAGGCGGTGACCGAGGAGGGTCCGGAGGGGATCACGGACCTCACGCCGGGCATCCGCTCGCTCCAGATCCGGACCGACCCGCGCCGCCTCGCCCAGCCCGAACTCCTCGCCGCCGTACGGGTGATCGCCGCGTCCCTGCCGCCGAGCGACCAGTTGGTGGTGCCCTCCCGCACGGTCCACCTCCCGCTGTCCTGGGACGACCCGGCGACCCGGGAGGCGATCGACCGGTACATGGCGGGCGTGCGCGACGACGCGCCCTGGTGCCCGTGGAACATCGAGTTCATCCGCCGCGTCAACGGGCTGCCGTCGGTGGACGACGTGTACCGCACGGTCTTCGACGCCGAATACCTCGTCCTGGGCCTCGGCGACGTGTACCTGGGCGCCCCCGTGGCCACGCCCCTCGACCCCCGCCACCGCCTGGTGACGACGAAGTACAACCCGGCCCGCACGTGGACGGCGGAGAACTCCGTCGGCATCGGCGGGGCGTACCTGTGCGTGTACGGCATGGAGGGTCCCGGCGGCTACCAGTTCGTGGGCCGGACGACCCAGGTGTGGTCGGGCTGGCAGCAGCGCGGCGCGTTCGAGCCGGGCTCGCCCTGGCTGCTGCGCTTCTTCGACCGGATCAGGTGGTACCCGGTGGACGCCGACGAACTCCTCGACCTGCGCGCCGACATCACGTCCGGCCGCTTCGTGCCCCGCATCGAGGAGGGCACCTTCTCACTGGCCGAGTACCAGGCCTTCCTGGCCGAGAACGCCGAGTCCATCGCGGAGTTCGGGAACCGGCAGCGCACGGCGTTCGGCGCGGAGCGGGACGCGTGGGAGGCGGCGGGCGAGTTCACCCGGGCACAGGCTGCCGACGCGCCGGCCGCGCCCGCCGCGGAGGTGACCGTCCCGGCGGGCGGACGCCTCGTCGAGGCCGAGTTCGCCGCGTCCGTCTGGCAGCTGAACGTCGAGCCCGGCGACACGGTGACGGCCGGCCAGCCGCTGCTCGCCCTGGAGGCGATGAAAATGGAGTCCCGGGTGCACGCACCGGTGGACGGCGTGGTGGACAGGATCCTCGCCAGGCCCGGGGACCAGGTGGAGGCGGGCACGGCCCTGCTCGTCCTCGCCCCGGCGCCGGCCTGA